In Macadamia integrifolia cultivar HAES 741 chromosome 13, SCU_Mint_v3, whole genome shotgun sequence, one DNA window encodes the following:
- the LOC122059038 gene encoding uncharacterized protein LOC122059038, which produces MAKRLEPLLPRIISEEQGAFQKGKLIHNNISDASELANLMFSSTRGGGLGLKIDIRKAYDTISWPFLFQVLRRFGFSETWITWLHQLLISTKISILVNGGPQGFFGMERGLRQGDSISLMLFIIVEEVLTRGLSRLVQENNLKTIHGPRGFPTPAHILFADNIFIFSNASSRYVCNLRDFLLKYHEFSRQSINFEKSKLFLGKIASSCKQSIDATLGIPICNFTTRYLGVEIFKGRVKKEALLPVMDRMKGRLAGWKGKLLSMAGKVELVRFMISSIPNHSFAVYWWPSSLLTTMERWMRKFIWLGVLNTSKAITVKWDALCKPKKEGGLGIRRLRDTNKALLGKLVWRMKHEKLAACSFLRARFVKKEGLFNKGCRPSSIAMGIKKMWDFVNQNER; this is translated from the coding sequence ATGGCTAAACGTCTGGAACCCCTTCTTCCTAGGATTATTTCTGAAGAACAGGGTGCCTTTCAGAAGGGGAAACTGATTCATAACAACATCAGTGATGCATCAGAGCTGGCCAACCTGATGTTCTCTTCCACTAGAGGAGGTGGTCTTGGATTAAAAATAGACATCAGAAAAGCCTATGATACTATATCCTGGCCTTTCCTTTTCCAAGTGTTGCGCCGATTTGGTTTCTCAGAAACGTGGATTACTTGGCTTCACCAGCTTCTGATATCGACTAAGATATCAATCCTTGTCAATGGAGGTCCGCAGGGTTTCTTCGGCATGGAGCGTGGGTTGAGGCAAGGGGACTCCATTTCCCTGATGTTGTTTATTATAGTGGAAGAAGTCCTTACCAGAGGCCTATCGAGGCTAGTTCAGGAAAACAATTTGAAGACGATTCATGGCCCCAGAGGCTTCCCTACCCCTGCACATATTCTCTTTGCCGATAACATAtttatcttctccaatgcttcttcAAGGTATGTTTGTAATTTAAGAGATTTTTTGTTAAAGTATCACGAGTTCTCTAGACAGTCTATTAATTTTGAGAAAAGCAAACTTTTCCTTGGCAAAATTGCTTCGAGCTGCAAGCAATCCATCGATGCGACCCTTGGAATCCCAATTTGTAACTTCACTACTCGATACCTTGGGGTGGAGATTTTCAAGGGTAGAGTTAAAAAAGAAGCTCTGTTGCCGGTCATGGACAGAATGAAGGGTCGGCTtgcaggatggaaagggaagcttCTATCGATGGCAGGAAAAGTGGAGTTGGTTCGCTTTATGATTTCTAGTATTCCTAACCACAGTTTTGCAGTGTACTGGTGGCCTTCCTCTCTCCTTACCactatggagagatggatgagaaaATTTATCTGGTTAGGGGTGCTGAATACTTCGAAGGCTATCACAGTGAAGTGGGACGCCTTATGCAAGCCTAAGAAGGAAGGGGGATTGGGGATCAGGAGACTTAGAGATACGAACAAGGCTTTACTTGGTAAACTAGTATGGAGAATGAAGCATGAAAAGTTAGCAGCATGTTCTTTCCTCAGAGCACGTTTTGTCAAGAAGGAAGGGCTCTTTAATAAGGGATGCCGGCCTTCCTCGATTGCCATGGGCATCAAAAAGATGTGGGATTTTGTGAACCAAAACGAGAGATAG